GGTGCCCGCCCCCCATTTAGGCTTGTCCCTGAAGCAGATGTAGGATGAGAAGGGGGGGGAAGGATGCATGTGTCTTCAGAACTCCTCGTGAACATTTCTGGCGTAATCCATGAGCTTGCTGCCCGTGAAGTATTCGCTATACTTGAGAATCTCGTCCAGCTCCAAATTATGATTCTGGTTTTCATCTGCGACGGCGATCATCTGCCTGGCCTCGTTCAGAGCGTTGTGCTCGTTCATCGGGTCCATGTACTCCTGCAAGGGGAGACACACGAGGAGGAGAGAGTTGATGGCACGGTTGAAAATAAATGGTGGTGTCTTATGACCTGAAACAAACTTCAGACTTCTCACCTCTAGTTCCTCCATGGTTACGATGCCGTCACGGTTTGCATCAATGACTTCCTCAaactccttcttcctctctcggACCCAGTCGTCGTCGATGTCCTGAGCCTGCTGGTTCTCCACGGTGCCCACGGGCAGAGAGATGAACTCTGACAGTGTCAGCTTCTTATCGCCGTCCTGGTCTGCAAGCAAAGCACaatgaaaatatctttttttttaaccctgtATCTGGTACATTCAAATCTTTTTAAAGGtttgttcaaacacacatggacatcATTTATGATAAACACACAAGATAATTCCTTGTTCCGGCTTCTAAAATGTGATGGAGTAGTAAAAACAGTAGCAAACTATTTAAAACAGGGTTTCCATGCcttcttaaacatcaaattcaaggactttccaggcccaTAGTCTGAGACACATAACAAGGTTAATTACCGTTACCCTTTTGTAATGAGAACTGGTGAAACGTAGCCTACTTATACTAGTGATGTGTTATGTAAGAAGGATATCAGGAGAAGTTTCACTTCTGCTCttgcacaaatataaaaactcaAGCAATTGTAATGACTCATGTCTATTCATGTCAAATTTACAAACTTTCAAGGACCCACAGTGACCATGTTTAAAGACGCAACCTtgagtgtcagtgtcagtcttcTTCAGATTAAACGCTAATGAAAAGGATTTATTTGCAGCCCTGGTGCATGATGTAACTGTGACTTCCAGCTACTTTAAAAATTGCACCATCTGAGGCAAGACGCCAACATGTAGCAATAACACTGTGACTCTGAAACTCAGTCCAGAAGGAAGTTGTTTACATAAGCAAATAAGCTGTCCAATACAGGCTCAGCCAAACCTGAGCTGCAACATTTGCATGCAGTGACACCAAACCAGCTCACCGTGAACACTGAAGATGCTGATATTTAAAAGATGCAACACCGAGTGTCATCTTAAATATCCTGAGTCAACATTGGACTTCATTACAAATCCAGTACATCAATCTGATCATGTTGCTGTGTAAAGAAACTGCGTAAGCAGTGTTGTCTTACGGCAGCTTTAAGCTCGTGATTTGTTGGATGAGTAAGTAGAACGTACCTAAGTCGCGCACGATCTCCTTGACCATGTACTTGAGCATTCCCCTGCTGTGCTCGGGGTGAAGGAAGGACAGGAACTCCTGCTCGTTCAGCACCTGGTCGGCTGGAGGGGTGTCGGCCTGAAACCAGCGGTCCTTCAGGCTTTCCAAAACCTCCTGAGCTGCGACGATAAAGACAATTTGGCTCCGTTATATTGTTACCCAAACAGATGTCTGGGATATTCTTGAAAAGATTAGAACATAAAGATGTATACTTACTTTCCTCATCCAGTTTCAGATCttcattattctttattttctcagccATTTCCTTTTCATTGAAACCTTTGCTGGCCAGAAATTTAACTCTGTATTCATCCCACGTCACGTGCCCTATGGACAAAGCATGAATTGTTAGTTTAGGTGTTGTGACATGCCCATAGGCCACAAGCCTGACAGGACAGCAGACATAAGTGGGTGTGACTTCTCTCACCATCGCCGTCTGGGTCTACGGCACGGAAACTGTTCTTGTTCTCCACCATGGCCTCCTGGAAGTGCTCCTCCGTCTTCACCATGATCCAGCGCTGCATCTCCTTGGCGCTCACGCTCTTGTCCTTGTTGTAATCAACTCTGCGAGGGGGGAGACGTGAGTCACAATTCAGCTTGAGTTATTGAGCATTAACACGGCCACCGCTCCATTAAACTGCTAATTATAATACTGCCAGCTTCAACGACCCGTATGATGCATTATCTGTCTGGCTTGTGTCCAAtgtggtgttttgtgtttaaaccTTTAACACCGACATCTCTTTACCATTTAAGGTAAAATAAGGGAGGAGCAGTGAGGATTTGTGGAGTATTTCTCCTCCCAAAAACAGACATTCATCAAGTCAGGAAGAGGGATTAGCTTCTAAATGTGCAGCTGCCTTTCCCCCTGTCATTATTCTCTGCTTTAACAATGGCACAGTACCTTGTAACTGTACACTATGCACACTGAAAAGATGTAACCAGGTCCCTAACCCTGTCTCTGAGGCTAAGCCCGGCCACCctgacggaggaagctcatttcagcagCTTGTATCCTCGTTCTCATTGTTTCAGTCACTACGCAAAGCTCTTGACCACAGGTGAAGGTTGGAacatagatggactggaaaatcaagagcttGGGCTTCTGTCTCAGCTCCCTTTTCCCCCACAAAGGTCGAGTACGACTGCAGACGCCGCACCATGCTGACGCTCCATCACTCGTGAAGCagaccctgagatacttgaGCTCCTTCGCTTAGGACATCAACTCCCTCCCGAGGCGGAGGGAGCGTCCCACCGACGTCAGACTCGGAGGTGTGACTCTCGTGACACTTCTACTTTAATACAGGATAAATGGATTGATCAAGAAACTAAGTTTAATCCATAATGAAAAGaatcattagctgcagccctgTATGAAATAGTCCAAAATAAGCTTCAAGGTGCTTAAACATTAATGCatgagtaataataatgtaataatgtactCTATAATCGTAGAGCGGTTCGTCCCCTAATCAGATGgtcggtggtttgatccccggctcctccagtctgcatgtggacGTCGTCTTTGAGCAAAatgctgaaccccaaactgACTGGGTGAACgaaatatgtagtgtaaaacTGGTCGGAGTACTTTTGATGCGTTCAGCACGTTTTACTGATACTACTTTTGTACTCTTATTCATTTTCAGCGTAGCCTGACCCTGCTcagcttccgagatcagacgagatcggtTGTATTCAGAGCGGCGTGGCCGTCAGCCATGGTACTATTTTTACTCGGGAGAGGAATCTGAACACTTTCTCCACGTCTGTGCAGAGAAATATTTGCATAGgcagcaaaacagaaacaggtcCTCTCACATATTTTGAAAGTGAGAGTTTTCTTCCACAGTTGGCTTGAACTACTTTATTAAATTACCTGTAGTAAACAATAATGTGCTTACATGCTGTTAGGACACACCCAAAGCTTATCTAAACTCTCATGATGGGAGAGTAATTAAAGTTGTAATTTACAGTTCTGCGTCTTCTTCCAGAGAACCTGACCAGCTGCTGAGTTCAAGAATGCAGCTCAGGAATGCCGCAACTCCTGACTCGAGTTTGACACAATGAACTTACTTGGTAAATATCTCGATGAGCTTCTTTCTGTTCCTCCTGGGCTCGGAGTCCTCTTCGAATTCCTCAATCTCTTTGCCCAGGAACACCTCCTGATGGAAGTCCTTGTTGAGGTGGCCGtccatctccatcttcaccCCGTTCAGGTGGTCCGGGGGGAGAATCTCATTCTCGTCTTTGGTGGGCGGTGACTTCTCTTTAGAGGCCGACATGTTGGCTGGTCGTGCGTGCACGCTGATGGtttggaggaggaagagggcaCAGAGAAGCAGGGGCGCAGCCAGTTTTCTCCAAACAGCCATGATGATGACGATGTTTGCCTAAAGACGGGTAGAAGAAAAGGATTAGTTCAGTGAGCTATGAACTAAGCTTAGAGCAGATAATGATTCACATCATCACTTTTAgtcttttccatctgattcagttgcattgtcctattttaacctgtttttaatgttatattcttgtaatttgaaacttttatggttctttttgtttgtttctgttatttgctgtctacttttttatggttctttttgtttgtttctgttatttgctgtctacttttatttgtcGTAAGGTGTCcatgggtgacagaaaggcgcctatgaaataaaatgtattattattatttattattatgctgCCCTAAACTGCGTCTACGTCCAGTGGGATTTTCCATGAATGCAACACGCCCACCGGAAAAATCCTGTTCATGTCAACATCACTACTCAAGAAAGGGGGAATATTTTTATCATCTACAAATTATAGATCGAACAAAAGCTTTTAACccacacaaataaaaccacactaacaataaataaaagtaaattcAACCTCGGAGTTTATTCACTGGCTGTTTTTAATATCACAAATGAACGGACGTGAACGCACCTCAGGTGTGGAAAGTATTCTTAACGCTGCTTAACACAACATCGTTATTTACTCATGTTTATCCGTTTTTACTCATGTTTATCcgttttttattgttatttactcATATTTATCCGtttgtattgttatttactCATGTTTATCcgttttttattgttatttacttatatttatccgttttttattgttatttactcATGTTTATCCGTTTTTACTCATGTTTATCCattttgtattgttatttactCATGTTTATCCGttttgtattg
The sequence above is drawn from the Larimichthys crocea isolate SSNF chromosome XV, L_crocea_2.0, whole genome shotgun sequence genome and encodes:
- the sdf4 gene encoding 45 kDa calcium-binding protein, with product MAVWRKLAAPLLLCALFLLQTISVHARPANMSASKEKSPPTKDENEILPPDHLNGVKMEMDGHLNKDFHQEVFLGKEIEEFEEDSEPRRNRKKLIEIFTKVDYNKDKSVSAKEMQRWIMVKTEEHFQEAMVENKNSFRAVDPDGDGHVTWDEYRVKFLASKGFNEKEMAEKIKNNEDLKLDEETQEVLESLKDRWFQADTPPADQVLNEQEFLSFLHPEHSRGMLKYMVKEIVRDLDQDGDKKLTLSEFISLPVGTVENQQAQDIDDDWVRERKKEFEEVIDANRDGIVTMEELEEYMDPMNEHNALNEARQMIAVADENQNHNLELDEILKYSEYFTGSKLMDYARNVHEEF